Proteins encoded within one genomic window of Citrobacter amalonaticus Y19:
- the iscX gene encoding Fe-S cluster assembly protein IscX, translated as MGLKWTDSREIGEALYDAFPDLDPKTVRFTDLHQWICDLEEFDDDPGASNEKILEAILLVWLDEAE; from the coding sequence ATGGGACTGAAGTGGACCGATAGCCGCGAAATCGGCGAAGCGCTGTACGACGCCTTCCCCGATCTCGATCCCAAGACCGTTCGTTTCACCGATCTTCATCAGTGGATCTGCGATCTTGAGGAGTTTGATGACGACCCTGGCGCATCCAATGAAAAAATTCTGGAGGCGATTCTGCTAGTCTGGTTAGATGAAGCAGAGTAA
- the hscA gene encoding Fe-S protein assembly chaperone HscA gives MALLQISEPGLSAAPHQRRLAVGIDLGTTNSLVATVRSGQAETLADHDGRHLLPSVVHYQQQGHTVGYDARANAALDTANTISSVKRMMGRSLVDIQTRYPHLPYRFQESVNGLPMIETAAGLLNPIRVSADILKALAARATESLSGELDGVVITVPAYFDDAQRQGTKDAARLAGLHVLRLLNEPTAAAIAYGLDSGKEGVIAVYDLGGGTFDISILRLSRGVFEVLATGGDSALGGDDFDHLLADYIREQAGIADRSDNRVQRELLDAAIAAKIALSDAESVRVNVAGWQGEITREQFNDLISALVKRTLLACRRALKDAGVEAQEVLEVVMVGGSTRVPLVRERVGEFFGRPPLTSIDPDKVVAIGAAIQADILVGNKPDSEMLLLDVIPLSLGLETMGGLVEKVIPRNTTIPVARAQDFTTFKDGQTAMSIHVMQGERELVQDCRSLARFALRGIPALPAGGAHIRVTFQVDADGLLSVTAMEKSTGVEASIQVKPSYGLTDSEIASMIQDSMSFAEQDVKARMLAEQKVEAARVLESLTGALTADAALLSAAERQLIDDAAAHLSAVALGDDVDAIEQAIKNVDKQTQEFAARRMDQSVRRALKGHSVDEV, from the coding sequence ATGGCCTTATTACAAATTAGTGAGCCTGGTCTGAGCGCAGCGCCACACCAGCGTCGTCTGGCTGTGGGTATCGATCTCGGGACCACCAACTCTCTGGTCGCAACCGTACGTAGCGGTCAGGCGGAAACGCTGGCCGATCACGACGGTCGTCATCTGCTGCCGTCTGTCGTTCACTATCAGCAGCAGGGCCACACGGTCGGCTATGATGCGCGTGCCAATGCCGCGCTGGATACCGCCAATACCATTAGCTCGGTGAAACGCATGATGGGGCGTTCGCTGGTGGATATTCAGACCCGTTACCCCCATCTGCCGTACCGTTTTCAGGAAAGCGTTAATGGCCTGCCGATGATTGAAACGGCGGCGGGTTTGCTGAATCCAATTCGTGTTTCTGCCGATATCCTGAAAGCGCTGGCGGCGCGAGCCACCGAGTCACTCTCTGGCGAACTGGATGGCGTGGTCATTACCGTACCGGCGTACTTTGACGATGCACAGCGTCAGGGGACCAAAGACGCCGCGCGTCTGGCGGGTCTGCATGTCCTGCGCCTGCTCAATGAACCGACCGCCGCGGCGATTGCCTACGGTCTGGATTCCGGCAAAGAGGGTGTTATTGCGGTGTATGACCTCGGCGGCGGAACGTTTGATATCTCTATTCTGCGCCTGAGTCGCGGCGTGTTCGAAGTGCTGGCGACCGGTGGCGATTCTGCGCTGGGCGGCGATGACTTCGATCACCTGCTGGCGGATTACATCCGCGAGCAGGCGGGAATTGCCGATCGCAGTGATAACCGTGTTCAGCGTGAATTGCTGGATGCTGCCATCGCGGCAAAAATTGCGCTCAGCGACGCCGAGTCCGTAAGGGTCAACGTGGCGGGCTGGCAGGGTGAAATCACCCGCGAACAGTTTAATGATCTCATTTCCGCGCTGGTTAAGCGCACGCTGCTGGCCTGTCGTCGCGCACTGAAAGATGCCGGCGTCGAGGCGCAGGAAGTCCTGGAAGTGGTGATGGTTGGCGGTTCCACGCGCGTACCGCTGGTGCGTGAACGCGTGGGCGAATTTTTTGGTCGTCCGCCGCTGACGTCCATCGACCCGGATAAAGTAGTGGCGATTGGCGCGGCTATCCAGGCCGATATCCTGGTCGGCAACAAGCCGGACAGTGAAATGCTGCTGCTTGACGTTATCCCGCTGTCGCTGGGACTGGAAACGATGGGCGGTCTGGTGGAAAAAGTGATCCCGCGTAACACCACCATTCCGGTGGCGCGCGCGCAGGACTTTACCACCTTCAAAGACGGTCAGACCGCGATGTCTATCCACGTGATGCAGGGCGAACGTGAACTGGTGCAGGACTGCCGTTCGCTGGCGCGCTTTGCATTGCGCGGTATTCCGGCGCTACCGGCAGGCGGCGCGCACATTCGCGTCACCTTCCAGGTGGACGCAGACGGTCTGCTGAGCGTCACTGCGATGGAAAAATCCACTGGCGTTGAGGCCTCTATTCAGGTGAAACCGTCTTACGGTCTGACCGACAGCGAAATTGCCTCAATGATTCAGGATTCGATGAGCTTTGCCGAACAGGACGTAAAAGCCCGCATGCTGGCAGAGCAGAAAGTCGAAGCGGCGCGTGTGCTGGAGAGTTTGACCGGCGCGCTCACCGCTGATGCCGCGCTGCTAAGCGCCGCAGAGCGTCAATTGATCGACGATGCCGCCGCGCATTTGAGCGCCGTGGCGCTGGGCGATGATGTTGACGCTATCGAACAAGCCATTAAAAACGTAGACAAACAAACCCAGGAATTCGCCGCCCGGCGCATGGACCAGTCGGTCCGTCGCGCGCTGAAAGGCCATTCCGTGGACGAGGTTTAA
- the sseA gene encoding 3-mercaptopyruvate sulfurtransferase, which translates to MTTAFFVAADWLAEHIDDPQIQIIDARMAPPGQEDRDVAQEYRSGHIPGAVFFDIEALSDHTSPLPHMMPRPESFAVAMRELGIDQDKHLIVYDEGNLFSAPRAWWMLRTFGVENVSILGGGLAGWQRDELPLQEGNVELPEGEFDAAFTPEAVVRITDVLLASHEKSAQIVDARPAARFNAEVDEPRPGLRRGHVPGALNVPWTELVQDGELKTTDELDAIFFRHGVSFDRPIIASCGSGVTAAVVVLALAMLDVPDVALYDGAWSEWGARADLPVEPAETE; encoded by the coding sequence ATGACTACCGCCTTTTTTGTCGCCGCCGACTGGCTTGCCGAGCATATTGACGATCCGCAGATTCAAATTATCGACGCCCGGATGGCGCCTCCAGGACAGGAAGACCGCGACGTAGCGCAAGAGTATCGCTCAGGGCATATCCCGGGCGCGGTGTTTTTTGATATTGAAGCGCTCTCCGACCACACCTCCCCTCTGCCGCATATGATGCCGCGCCCGGAAAGCTTCGCCGTCGCGATGCGTGAACTGGGGATAGATCAGGATAAACATCTGATTGTTTATGACGAGGGAAATCTGTTCTCCGCCCCGCGTGCGTGGTGGATGCTGCGGACCTTTGGCGTGGAAAACGTATCCATTCTGGGAGGGGGGCTGGCCGGCTGGCAACGTGATGAGTTGCCGCTTCAGGAAGGCAACGTCGAACTGCCGGAAGGCGAATTTGATGCGGCGTTTACTCCTGAAGCCGTCGTGCGCATCACCGACGTTCTGCTCGCCAGCCATGAGAAAAGCGCGCAGATAGTCGATGCCCGCCCGGCTGCGCGGTTTAATGCTGAAGTCGACGAGCCGCGTCCGGGTCTCAGACGCGGTCACGTGCCTGGCGCCTTAAACGTACCGTGGACCGAACTGGTTCAGGACGGTGAACTGAAAACAACCGACGAACTGGATGCCATCTTCTTTCGCCACGGAGTCAGTTTTGACAGACCGATCATCGCCAGTTGTGGTTCTGGCGTGACAGCAGCGGTCGTCGTGCTGGCGCTGGCGATGCTGGACGTGCCCGACGTCGCGCTGTATGACGGCGCATGGAGCGAATGGGGAGCACGTGCCGATTTACCGGTTGAACCGGCGGAAACTGAATAA
- the fdx gene encoding ISC system 2Fe-2S type ferredoxin — protein MPKIVILPHQDLCPDGAVLEAKTGETILDVALRNGIEIEHACEKSCACTTCHCIVREGFDSLPESTEEEDDMLDKAWGLEPESRLSCQARVTEDDLVVEIPRYTINHAREH, from the coding sequence ATGCCAAAGATTGTTATTCTGCCTCATCAGGATCTCTGTCCGGATGGCGCAGTTCTGGAAGCAAAGACCGGTGAAACCATTCTTGACGTTGCACTGCGTAACGGTATTGAGATTGAACACGCCTGCGAAAAATCCTGCGCCTGTACGACCTGCCACTGCATCGTGCGTGAAGGCTTTGACTCCCTGCCGGAAAGCACGGAAGAAGAAGACGACATGCTGGATAAAGCCTGGGGACTGGAGCCGGAGAGCCGTTTAAGCTGTCAGGCTCGCGTAACCGAGGATGATTTAGTGGTCGAAATCCCACGTTACACAATCAATCATGCTCGTGAGCATTAA
- the timP gene encoding small toxic inner membrane protein TimP, which translates to MKIRYVCIVLLVSGVLCLHADRSDSGHSVFVKTNDQGR; encoded by the coding sequence ATGAAGATACGGTACGTCTGTATCGTGCTTCTTGTTTCTGGCGTGTTGTGCCTTCACGCAGACCGGAGTGATTCCGGTCATTCTGTTTTCGTAAAGACCAACGACCAGGGCAGGTAA
- the pepB gene encoding aminopeptidase PepB, producing the protein MTEAMKITLSTQPADARWGEKATYSINNDGIALHLNGKDDLGLIQRAARKIDGLGIKHVQLAGEGWDADRCWSFWQGYKGPKGSRKVEWPELDDAQRQELDNRLTIIDWVRDTINAPAEELGPEQLAQRAVDLLCSVACDHVSYRITKGEDLREQNYMGLHTVGRGSERPPVLLALDYNPTGDKEAPVYACLVGKGITFDSGGYSIKQSAFMDSMKSDMGGAATVTGALAFAITRGLNKRVKLYLCCADNLISGNAFKLGDIIHYRNGKNVEVMNTDAEGRLVLADGLIDASAQKPELIIDAATLTGAAKTALGNDYHALFSFDDQLANRLLASAAEENEAFWRLPLAEFHRNQLPSNFAELNNTGSAAYPAGASTAAGFLSHFVENYQQGWLHIDCSATYRKAPVEQWSAGATGLGVRTIANLLTA; encoded by the coding sequence ATGACAGAAGCCATGAAAATTACGCTTTCCACGCAACCCGCTGACGCACGCTGGGGCGAAAAAGCGACATACAGTATCAATAACGACGGTATTGCCCTGCACCTCAACGGAAAAGATGACCTGGGCCTTATTCAGCGCGCCGCACGTAAAATCGACGGCCTCGGCATCAAGCATGTGCAACTGGCAGGCGAAGGCTGGGACGCTGACCGCTGCTGGTCATTCTGGCAGGGCTACAAAGGGCCGAAAGGCAGCCGCAAAGTGGAATGGCCTGAGCTGGACGATGCCCAACGCCAGGAACTGGATAATCGTCTGACCATCATTGACTGGGTGCGTGACACCATTAACGCACCAGCGGAAGAGCTGGGGCCAGAACAACTGGCGCAGCGCGCCGTGGATCTGCTGTGCAGCGTGGCGTGCGATCATGTCTCTTACCGCATTACCAAAGGTGAAGATCTGCGCGAGCAGAACTACATGGGGCTGCACACCGTCGGTCGCGGCTCTGAACGTCCGCCGGTTCTGCTGGCGCTCGACTACAACCCGACGGGAGATAAAGAAGCCCCGGTTTATGCCTGCCTGGTCGGAAAAGGGATCACCTTTGATTCCGGCGGCTACAGCATCAAGCAGAGTGCCTTTATGGACTCCATGAAGTCTGACATGGGCGGTGCCGCAACGGTAACCGGCGCACTGGCGTTTGCCATCACCCGTGGCCTGAACAAACGCGTGAAGCTGTACCTGTGCTGTGCGGACAACCTGATCAGCGGCAACGCCTTCAAGTTGGGCGATATCATCCACTATCGCAATGGTAAAAACGTGGAAGTGATGAATACCGATGCCGAAGGGCGTCTGGTACTGGCGGACGGGCTGATCGACGCCAGCGCGCAGAAACCGGAGCTTATCATCGATGCCGCGACCCTGACCGGCGCCGCGAAAACTGCACTGGGTAACGACTACCATGCGTTGTTCAGCTTCGATGACCAACTGGCGAACCGTCTGCTGGCGAGCGCTGCCGAAGAGAACGAGGCGTTCTGGCGTCTGCCGCTGGCGGAATTCCACCGCAACCAATTGCCGTCTAATTTTGCCGAGCTGAACAATACTGGTAGCGCGGCGTATCCGGCAGGGGCGAGTACGGCCGCAGGATTCCTGTCGCATTTTGTGGAAAACTACCAACAGGGCTGGCTGCATATCGACTGCTCGGCAACCTATCGCAAAGCGCCGGTTGAGCAGTGGTCTGCCGGGGCGACTGGTCTGGGCGTGCGTACAATCGCCAATTTGTTGACTGCCTGA
- the sseB gene encoding enhanced serine sensitivity protein SseB, which yields MSETKNELETLLEQAATEPAHRPAFFRTLLESTVWVPGTAAEGEAIVEDSALDLQHWEKEDGTTVIPFFTSLEALQQAVDDEQAFVVMPVRTLFEMTLGETLFLNAKLPTGKEFMPREISLLMGEEGNPLSTQEVLEGGESLILSEVAEPPAQMIDSLTTLFKTIKPVKRAFICSIKESTDGEANLLIGIEADGDIEEIIHAAGSVATDTLPGDEPIDICQVVKGEKGISHFITEHITPFYERRWGGFLRDFKQNRII from the coding sequence ATGTCCGAAACCAAAAACGAATTAGAAACCTTACTGGAACAAGCCGCGACTGAACCCGCGCATCGTCCGGCATTTTTCCGCACCCTGCTGGAATCCACCGTCTGGGTGCCCGGCACCGCGGCAGAAGGCGAGGCGATTGTCGAAGACAGCGCGCTCGATCTTCAGCACTGGGAAAAAGAAGATGGCACCACCGTTATTCCCTTTTTCACCTCTCTGGAAGCGTTGCAGCAGGCAGTAGACGATGAGCAGGCGTTTGTGGTGATGCCGGTACGCACGCTGTTTGAAATGACGCTCGGCGAAACGCTGTTCCTCAACGCGAAATTGCCAACGGGCAAAGAGTTCATGCCGCGCGAAATCAGCCTGCTGATGGGGGAAGAGGGTAATCCGCTAAGTACCCAGGAAGTGCTGGAAGGGGGGGAATCCCTGATCCTCTCGGAAGTGGCCGAACCGCCTGCGCAGATGATCGACTCGCTCACGACGTTGTTCAAAACCATCAAGCCGGTGAAACGTGCGTTTATCTGTTCGATTAAAGAAAGTACGGATGGTGAGGCGAACCTGCTGATTGGTATTGAAGCCGATGGCGATATTGAAGAAATCATTCATGCGGCAGGTAGCGTGGCGACGGATACGCTACCAGGTGATGAACCAATTGATATCTGCCAGGTGGTAAAAGGAGAAAAGGGCATCAGCCACTTTATCACCGAACATATTACGCCGTTCTACGAACGCCGTTGGGGCGGTTTCCTGCGCGATTTTAAACAGAACCGGATAATATAA